In Tachysurus vachellii isolate PV-2020 chromosome 3, HZAU_Pvac_v1, whole genome shotgun sequence, one genomic interval encodes:
- the fam131ba gene encoding uncharacterized protein fam131ba isoform X4, whose amino-acid sequence MGCIGSRTITADAVPVKKDGDQTSSTVDDPHTAPTDYLPLYHPAEGFPVHTEGLSDWLSMEDTTSILPRLKRNSNAYGIGALAKSSLTGVTRSMKDKVTKPTAMAQGRVAHMIEWQSWGKPSAGPIGGAGRSNLHRERERRLENDAYSDLSDGEKEARMAAGVMQQFAISEATLLAWNSMDGESFCVDSNQGSVAHLSEVNQESITSRDQPLHHSSAEVWPHTYVSQGLYCLSSSDAWEPISNELSGMASPAAGSYLASGASGEGYDCSTHYLSQQHLTLQQQSHLQQLQMQQYQQQQLMQYQQQSLEHRLHSTSHSLQATPNSTIHSLGPPTHPRLADLWAAAQVEPHQMEIMGHMSITLAEMDTPESYGEELVTENECIPEQQEEEDAKEDDITLTLEPESTPMMPVMTTQPHREGPMPGGVSPSMSHAEPMPEHMAFEVTSCIIQSLEEKEEEVEEGAVVVVATN is encoded by the exons cggCAGATGCAGTTCCTGTCAAGAAAGACGGAGATCAG ACATCCAGCACTGTGGACGATCCTCACACGGCTCCCACAGACTATTTGCCCCTCTACCATCCAGCAGAAGGTTTCCCAGTACACACTGAAGGACTGTCAGACTGG CTGTCTATGGAGGATACCACCTCCATCTTGCCTCGTCTCAAAAGGAACTCCAACGCCTATGGGATTGGAGCTCTGGCTAAGTCCTCTCTGACAg GTGTGACCAGGTCCATGAAAGACAAGGTAACTAAACCTACAGCTATGGCTCAAGGCCGTGTAGCCCACATGATTGAGTGGCAGAGTTGGGGCAAACCATCTGCTGGGCCAATAGGGGGAGCAGGTCGTTCCAACCTGCACCGCGAGAGGGAAAGAAGACTCGAGAATGACGCCTACAGCGACCTGAGCGATGGGGAGAAGGAAGCACGAATGGCTGCTG gAGTGATGCAGCAGTTTGCGATCTCTGAGGCCACATTGCTGGCATGGAATTCTATGGATGGGGAAAGTTTCTGTGTTGACTCCAACCAGGGCAGTGTAGCACACCTCAGTGAAGTTAATCAGGAGAGCATTACCAGCAGAG ATCAGCCTTTGCATCATTCGTCTGCAGAAGTGTGGCCTCACACCTACGTGTCCCAGGGTCTGTACTGCCTTTCATCCTCTGATGCCTGGGAGCCAATCAGCAATGAGCTGTCAGGCATGGCTTCTCCTGCTGCTGGCTCCTACTTAGCCAGTGGGGCTTCAGGAGAAGGTTATGATTGTTCCACTCACTATCTGTCCCAGCAGCACCTTACACTTCAGCAGCAGAGCCACTTACAGCAGCTTCAGATGCAGCAGTACCAGCAGCAGCAACTCATGCAGTACCAGCAACAG TCACTGGAACATCGGCTACACAGCACCTCCCATTCTTTGCAGGCGACACCCAATAGCACCATTCATAGCTTGGGTCCACCGACTCATCCACGATTGGCTGATTTATGGGCAGCAGCACAAGTGGAGCCACATCAGATGGAAATAATGGGACACATGAGCATAACTTTGGCCGAAATGGACACGCCGGAATCATACGGCGAGGAATTAGTTACAGAAAATGAGTGCATCCCTGAGCAGCAAGAAGAAGAGGACGCGAAG GAGGATGACATCACATTAACGCTGGAACCTGAGTCCACGCCCATGATGCCGGTTATGACCACACAGCCTCATAGAGAGGGTCCGATGCCTGGCGGCGTGAGTCCATCAATGTCACACGCAGAGCCAATGCCTGAGCACATGGCCTTCGAGGTCACATCCTGTATCATCCAGTCCctagaagagaaagaagaggaggtggaggaagGGGCTGTGGTTGTTGTGGCAAccaattaa
- the fam131ba gene encoding uncharacterized protein fam131ba isoform X1 — protein MGCIGSRTITADAVPVKKDGDQTSSTVDDPHTAPTDYLPLYHPAEGFPVHTEGLSDWHGRAEFSWEGINLSMEDTTSILPRLKRNSNAYGIGALAKSSLTGVSGVTRSMKDKVTKPTAMAQGRVAHMIEWQSWGKPSAGPIGGAGRSNLHRERERRLENDAYSDLSDGEKEARMAAGVMQQFAISEATLLAWNSMDGESFCVDSNQGSVAHLSEVNQESITSRDQPLHHSSAEVWPHTYVSQGLYCLSSSDAWEPISNELSGMASPAAGSYLASGASGEGYDCSTHYLSQQHLTLQQQSHLQQLQMQQYQQQQLMQYQQQSLEHRLHSTSHSLQATPNSTIHSLGPPTHPRLADLWAAAQVEPHQMEIMGHMSITLAEMDTPESYGEELVTENECIPEQQEEEDAKEDDITLTLEPESTPMMPVMTTQPHREGPMPGGVSPSMSHAEPMPEHMAFEVTSCIIQSLEEKEEEVEEGAVVVVATN, from the exons cggCAGATGCAGTTCCTGTCAAGAAAGACGGAGATCAG ACATCCAGCACTGTGGACGATCCTCACACGGCTCCCACAGACTATTTGCCCCTCTACCATCCAGCAGAAGGTTTCCCAGTACACACTGAAGGACTGTCAGACTGG CATGGACGGGCAGAGTTTTCATGGGAAGGAATCAAT CTGTCTATGGAGGATACCACCTCCATCTTGCCTCGTCTCAAAAGGAACTCCAACGCCTATGGGATTGGAGCTCTGGCTAAGTCCTCTCTGACAggtgtgtcag GTGTGACCAGGTCCATGAAAGACAAGGTAACTAAACCTACAGCTATGGCTCAAGGCCGTGTAGCCCACATGATTGAGTGGCAGAGTTGGGGCAAACCATCTGCTGGGCCAATAGGGGGAGCAGGTCGTTCCAACCTGCACCGCGAGAGGGAAAGAAGACTCGAGAATGACGCCTACAGCGACCTGAGCGATGGGGAGAAGGAAGCACGAATGGCTGCTG gAGTGATGCAGCAGTTTGCGATCTCTGAGGCCACATTGCTGGCATGGAATTCTATGGATGGGGAAAGTTTCTGTGTTGACTCCAACCAGGGCAGTGTAGCACACCTCAGTGAAGTTAATCAGGAGAGCATTACCAGCAGAG ATCAGCCTTTGCATCATTCGTCTGCAGAAGTGTGGCCTCACACCTACGTGTCCCAGGGTCTGTACTGCCTTTCATCCTCTGATGCCTGGGAGCCAATCAGCAATGAGCTGTCAGGCATGGCTTCTCCTGCTGCTGGCTCCTACTTAGCCAGTGGGGCTTCAGGAGAAGGTTATGATTGTTCCACTCACTATCTGTCCCAGCAGCACCTTACACTTCAGCAGCAGAGCCACTTACAGCAGCTTCAGATGCAGCAGTACCAGCAGCAGCAACTCATGCAGTACCAGCAACAG TCACTGGAACATCGGCTACACAGCACCTCCCATTCTTTGCAGGCGACACCCAATAGCACCATTCATAGCTTGGGTCCACCGACTCATCCACGATTGGCTGATTTATGGGCAGCAGCACAAGTGGAGCCACATCAGATGGAAATAATGGGACACATGAGCATAACTTTGGCCGAAATGGACACGCCGGAATCATACGGCGAGGAATTAGTTACAGAAAATGAGTGCATCCCTGAGCAGCAAGAAGAAGAGGACGCGAAG GAGGATGACATCACATTAACGCTGGAACCTGAGTCCACGCCCATGATGCCGGTTATGACCACACAGCCTCATAGAGAGGGTCCGATGCCTGGCGGCGTGAGTCCATCAATGTCACACGCAGAGCCAATGCCTGAGCACATGGCCTTCGAGGTCACATCCTGTATCATCCAGTCCctagaagagaaagaagaggaggtggaggaagGGGCTGTGGTTGTTGTGGCAAccaattaa
- the fam131ba gene encoding uncharacterized protein fam131ba isoform X6 has translation MGCIGSRTITADAVPVKKDGDQTSSTVDDPHTAPTDYLPLYHPAEGFPVHTEGLSDWHGRAEFSWEGINLSMEDTTSILPRLKRNSNAYGIGALAKSSLTGVSGVTRSMKDKVTKPTAMAQGRVAHMIEWQSWGKPSAGPIGGAGRSNLHRERERRLENDAYSDLSDGEKEARMAADQPLHHSSAEVWPHTYVSQGLYCLSSSDAWEPISNELSGMASPAAGSYLASGASGEGYDCSTHYLSQQHLTLQQQSHLQQLQMQQYQQQQLMQYQQQSLEHRLHSTSHSLQATPNSTIHSLGPPTHPRLADLWAAAQVEPHQMEIMGHMSITLAEMDTPESYGEELVTENECIPEQQEEEDAKEDDITLTLEPESTPMMPVMTTQPHREGPMPGGVSPSMSHAEPMPEHMAFEVTSCIIQSLEEKEEEVEEGAVVVVATN, from the exons cggCAGATGCAGTTCCTGTCAAGAAAGACGGAGATCAG ACATCCAGCACTGTGGACGATCCTCACACGGCTCCCACAGACTATTTGCCCCTCTACCATCCAGCAGAAGGTTTCCCAGTACACACTGAAGGACTGTCAGACTGG CATGGACGGGCAGAGTTTTCATGGGAAGGAATCAAT CTGTCTATGGAGGATACCACCTCCATCTTGCCTCGTCTCAAAAGGAACTCCAACGCCTATGGGATTGGAGCTCTGGCTAAGTCCTCTCTGACAggtgtgtcag GTGTGACCAGGTCCATGAAAGACAAGGTAACTAAACCTACAGCTATGGCTCAAGGCCGTGTAGCCCACATGATTGAGTGGCAGAGTTGGGGCAAACCATCTGCTGGGCCAATAGGGGGAGCAGGTCGTTCCAACCTGCACCGCGAGAGGGAAAGAAGACTCGAGAATGACGCCTACAGCGACCTGAGCGATGGGGAGAAGGAAGCACGAATGGCTGCTG ATCAGCCTTTGCATCATTCGTCTGCAGAAGTGTGGCCTCACACCTACGTGTCCCAGGGTCTGTACTGCCTTTCATCCTCTGATGCCTGGGAGCCAATCAGCAATGAGCTGTCAGGCATGGCTTCTCCTGCTGCTGGCTCCTACTTAGCCAGTGGGGCTTCAGGAGAAGGTTATGATTGTTCCACTCACTATCTGTCCCAGCAGCACCTTACACTTCAGCAGCAGAGCCACTTACAGCAGCTTCAGATGCAGCAGTACCAGCAGCAGCAACTCATGCAGTACCAGCAACAG TCACTGGAACATCGGCTACACAGCACCTCCCATTCTTTGCAGGCGACACCCAATAGCACCATTCATAGCTTGGGTCCACCGACTCATCCACGATTGGCTGATTTATGGGCAGCAGCACAAGTGGAGCCACATCAGATGGAAATAATGGGACACATGAGCATAACTTTGGCCGAAATGGACACGCCGGAATCATACGGCGAGGAATTAGTTACAGAAAATGAGTGCATCCCTGAGCAGCAAGAAGAAGAGGACGCGAAG GAGGATGACATCACATTAACGCTGGAACCTGAGTCCACGCCCATGATGCCGGTTATGACCACACAGCCTCATAGAGAGGGTCCGATGCCTGGCGGCGTGAGTCCATCAATGTCACACGCAGAGCCAATGCCTGAGCACATGGCCTTCGAGGTCACATCCTGTATCATCCAGTCCctagaagagaaagaagaggaggtggaggaagGGGCTGTGGTTGTTGTGGCAAccaattaa
- the fam131ba gene encoding uncharacterized protein fam131ba isoform X5, with the protein MGCIGSRTITADAVPVKKDGDQHGRAEFSWEGINLSMEDTTSILPRLKRNSNAYGIGALAKSSLTGVSGVTRSMKDKVTKPTAMAQGRVAHMIEWQSWGKPSAGPIGGAGRSNLHRERERRLENDAYSDLSDGEKEARMAAGVMQQFAISEATLLAWNSMDGESFCVDSNQGSVAHLSEVNQESITSRDQPLHHSSAEVWPHTYVSQGLYCLSSSDAWEPISNELSGMASPAAGSYLASGASGEGYDCSTHYLSQQHLTLQQQSHLQQLQMQQYQQQQLMQYQQQSLEHRLHSTSHSLQATPNSTIHSLGPPTHPRLADLWAAAQVEPHQMEIMGHMSITLAEMDTPESYGEELVTENECIPEQQEEEDAKEDDITLTLEPESTPMMPVMTTQPHREGPMPGGVSPSMSHAEPMPEHMAFEVTSCIIQSLEEKEEEVEEGAVVVVATN; encoded by the exons cggCAGATGCAGTTCCTGTCAAGAAAGACGGAGATCAG CATGGACGGGCAGAGTTTTCATGGGAAGGAATCAAT CTGTCTATGGAGGATACCACCTCCATCTTGCCTCGTCTCAAAAGGAACTCCAACGCCTATGGGATTGGAGCTCTGGCTAAGTCCTCTCTGACAggtgtgtcag GTGTGACCAGGTCCATGAAAGACAAGGTAACTAAACCTACAGCTATGGCTCAAGGCCGTGTAGCCCACATGATTGAGTGGCAGAGTTGGGGCAAACCATCTGCTGGGCCAATAGGGGGAGCAGGTCGTTCCAACCTGCACCGCGAGAGGGAAAGAAGACTCGAGAATGACGCCTACAGCGACCTGAGCGATGGGGAGAAGGAAGCACGAATGGCTGCTG gAGTGATGCAGCAGTTTGCGATCTCTGAGGCCACATTGCTGGCATGGAATTCTATGGATGGGGAAAGTTTCTGTGTTGACTCCAACCAGGGCAGTGTAGCACACCTCAGTGAAGTTAATCAGGAGAGCATTACCAGCAGAG ATCAGCCTTTGCATCATTCGTCTGCAGAAGTGTGGCCTCACACCTACGTGTCCCAGGGTCTGTACTGCCTTTCATCCTCTGATGCCTGGGAGCCAATCAGCAATGAGCTGTCAGGCATGGCTTCTCCTGCTGCTGGCTCCTACTTAGCCAGTGGGGCTTCAGGAGAAGGTTATGATTGTTCCACTCACTATCTGTCCCAGCAGCACCTTACACTTCAGCAGCAGAGCCACTTACAGCAGCTTCAGATGCAGCAGTACCAGCAGCAGCAACTCATGCAGTACCAGCAACAG TCACTGGAACATCGGCTACACAGCACCTCCCATTCTTTGCAGGCGACACCCAATAGCACCATTCATAGCTTGGGTCCACCGACTCATCCACGATTGGCTGATTTATGGGCAGCAGCACAAGTGGAGCCACATCAGATGGAAATAATGGGACACATGAGCATAACTTTGGCCGAAATGGACACGCCGGAATCATACGGCGAGGAATTAGTTACAGAAAATGAGTGCATCCCTGAGCAGCAAGAAGAAGAGGACGCGAAG GAGGATGACATCACATTAACGCTGGAACCTGAGTCCACGCCCATGATGCCGGTTATGACCACACAGCCTCATAGAGAGGGTCCGATGCCTGGCGGCGTGAGTCCATCAATGTCACACGCAGAGCCAATGCCTGAGCACATGGCCTTCGAGGTCACATCCTGTATCATCCAGTCCctagaagagaaagaagaggaggtggaggaagGGGCTGTGGTTGTTGTGGCAAccaattaa
- the fam131ba gene encoding uncharacterized protein fam131ba isoform X3, translating into MGCIGSRTITADAVPVKKDGDQTSSTVDDPHTAPTDYLPLYHPAEGFPVHTEGLSDWLSMEDTTSILPRLKRNSNAYGIGALAKSSLTGVSGVTRSMKDKVTKPTAMAQGRVAHMIEWQSWGKPSAGPIGGAGRSNLHRERERRLENDAYSDLSDGEKEARMAAGVMQQFAISEATLLAWNSMDGESFCVDSNQGSVAHLSEVNQESITSRDQPLHHSSAEVWPHTYVSQGLYCLSSSDAWEPISNELSGMASPAAGSYLASGASGEGYDCSTHYLSQQHLTLQQQSHLQQLQMQQYQQQQLMQYQQQSLEHRLHSTSHSLQATPNSTIHSLGPPTHPRLADLWAAAQVEPHQMEIMGHMSITLAEMDTPESYGEELVTENECIPEQQEEEDAKEDDITLTLEPESTPMMPVMTTQPHREGPMPGGVSPSMSHAEPMPEHMAFEVTSCIIQSLEEKEEEVEEGAVVVVATN; encoded by the exons cggCAGATGCAGTTCCTGTCAAGAAAGACGGAGATCAG ACATCCAGCACTGTGGACGATCCTCACACGGCTCCCACAGACTATTTGCCCCTCTACCATCCAGCAGAAGGTTTCCCAGTACACACTGAAGGACTGTCAGACTGG CTGTCTATGGAGGATACCACCTCCATCTTGCCTCGTCTCAAAAGGAACTCCAACGCCTATGGGATTGGAGCTCTGGCTAAGTCCTCTCTGACAggtgtgtcag GTGTGACCAGGTCCATGAAAGACAAGGTAACTAAACCTACAGCTATGGCTCAAGGCCGTGTAGCCCACATGATTGAGTGGCAGAGTTGGGGCAAACCATCTGCTGGGCCAATAGGGGGAGCAGGTCGTTCCAACCTGCACCGCGAGAGGGAAAGAAGACTCGAGAATGACGCCTACAGCGACCTGAGCGATGGGGAGAAGGAAGCACGAATGGCTGCTG gAGTGATGCAGCAGTTTGCGATCTCTGAGGCCACATTGCTGGCATGGAATTCTATGGATGGGGAAAGTTTCTGTGTTGACTCCAACCAGGGCAGTGTAGCACACCTCAGTGAAGTTAATCAGGAGAGCATTACCAGCAGAG ATCAGCCTTTGCATCATTCGTCTGCAGAAGTGTGGCCTCACACCTACGTGTCCCAGGGTCTGTACTGCCTTTCATCCTCTGATGCCTGGGAGCCAATCAGCAATGAGCTGTCAGGCATGGCTTCTCCTGCTGCTGGCTCCTACTTAGCCAGTGGGGCTTCAGGAGAAGGTTATGATTGTTCCACTCACTATCTGTCCCAGCAGCACCTTACACTTCAGCAGCAGAGCCACTTACAGCAGCTTCAGATGCAGCAGTACCAGCAGCAGCAACTCATGCAGTACCAGCAACAG TCACTGGAACATCGGCTACACAGCACCTCCCATTCTTTGCAGGCGACACCCAATAGCACCATTCATAGCTTGGGTCCACCGACTCATCCACGATTGGCTGATTTATGGGCAGCAGCACAAGTGGAGCCACATCAGATGGAAATAATGGGACACATGAGCATAACTTTGGCCGAAATGGACACGCCGGAATCATACGGCGAGGAATTAGTTACAGAAAATGAGTGCATCCCTGAGCAGCAAGAAGAAGAGGACGCGAAG GAGGATGACATCACATTAACGCTGGAACCTGAGTCCACGCCCATGATGCCGGTTATGACCACACAGCCTCATAGAGAGGGTCCGATGCCTGGCGGCGTGAGTCCATCAATGTCACACGCAGAGCCAATGCCTGAGCACATGGCCTTCGAGGTCACATCCTGTATCATCCAGTCCctagaagagaaagaagaggaggtggaggaagGGGCTGTGGTTGTTGTGGCAAccaattaa
- the fam131ba gene encoding uncharacterized protein fam131ba isoform X2: MGCIGSRTITADAVPVKKDGDQTSSTVDDPHTAPTDYLPLYHPAEGFPVHTEGLSDWHGRAEFSWEGINLSMEDTTSILPRLKRNSNAYGIGALAKSSLTGVTRSMKDKVTKPTAMAQGRVAHMIEWQSWGKPSAGPIGGAGRSNLHRERERRLENDAYSDLSDGEKEARMAAGVMQQFAISEATLLAWNSMDGESFCVDSNQGSVAHLSEVNQESITSRDQPLHHSSAEVWPHTYVSQGLYCLSSSDAWEPISNELSGMASPAAGSYLASGASGEGYDCSTHYLSQQHLTLQQQSHLQQLQMQQYQQQQLMQYQQQSLEHRLHSTSHSLQATPNSTIHSLGPPTHPRLADLWAAAQVEPHQMEIMGHMSITLAEMDTPESYGEELVTENECIPEQQEEEDAKEDDITLTLEPESTPMMPVMTTQPHREGPMPGGVSPSMSHAEPMPEHMAFEVTSCIIQSLEEKEEEVEEGAVVVVATN, translated from the exons cggCAGATGCAGTTCCTGTCAAGAAAGACGGAGATCAG ACATCCAGCACTGTGGACGATCCTCACACGGCTCCCACAGACTATTTGCCCCTCTACCATCCAGCAGAAGGTTTCCCAGTACACACTGAAGGACTGTCAGACTGG CATGGACGGGCAGAGTTTTCATGGGAAGGAATCAAT CTGTCTATGGAGGATACCACCTCCATCTTGCCTCGTCTCAAAAGGAACTCCAACGCCTATGGGATTGGAGCTCTGGCTAAGTCCTCTCTGACAg GTGTGACCAGGTCCATGAAAGACAAGGTAACTAAACCTACAGCTATGGCTCAAGGCCGTGTAGCCCACATGATTGAGTGGCAGAGTTGGGGCAAACCATCTGCTGGGCCAATAGGGGGAGCAGGTCGTTCCAACCTGCACCGCGAGAGGGAAAGAAGACTCGAGAATGACGCCTACAGCGACCTGAGCGATGGGGAGAAGGAAGCACGAATGGCTGCTG gAGTGATGCAGCAGTTTGCGATCTCTGAGGCCACATTGCTGGCATGGAATTCTATGGATGGGGAAAGTTTCTGTGTTGACTCCAACCAGGGCAGTGTAGCACACCTCAGTGAAGTTAATCAGGAGAGCATTACCAGCAGAG ATCAGCCTTTGCATCATTCGTCTGCAGAAGTGTGGCCTCACACCTACGTGTCCCAGGGTCTGTACTGCCTTTCATCCTCTGATGCCTGGGAGCCAATCAGCAATGAGCTGTCAGGCATGGCTTCTCCTGCTGCTGGCTCCTACTTAGCCAGTGGGGCTTCAGGAGAAGGTTATGATTGTTCCACTCACTATCTGTCCCAGCAGCACCTTACACTTCAGCAGCAGAGCCACTTACAGCAGCTTCAGATGCAGCAGTACCAGCAGCAGCAACTCATGCAGTACCAGCAACAG TCACTGGAACATCGGCTACACAGCACCTCCCATTCTTTGCAGGCGACACCCAATAGCACCATTCATAGCTTGGGTCCACCGACTCATCCACGATTGGCTGATTTATGGGCAGCAGCACAAGTGGAGCCACATCAGATGGAAATAATGGGACACATGAGCATAACTTTGGCCGAAATGGACACGCCGGAATCATACGGCGAGGAATTAGTTACAGAAAATGAGTGCATCCCTGAGCAGCAAGAAGAAGAGGACGCGAAG GAGGATGACATCACATTAACGCTGGAACCTGAGTCCACGCCCATGATGCCGGTTATGACCACACAGCCTCATAGAGAGGGTCCGATGCCTGGCGGCGTGAGTCCATCAATGTCACACGCAGAGCCAATGCCTGAGCACATGGCCTTCGAGGTCACATCCTGTATCATCCAGTCCctagaagagaaagaagaggaggtggaggaagGGGCTGTGGTTGTTGTGGCAAccaattaa